Proteins encoded together in one Sulfoacidibacillus ferrooxidans window:
- a CDS encoding S26 family signal peptidase has product MRSVRVVVKGVLLVIALLLMVAGTGTFLRHKPFLLEVERTNSMYPLLQRGYVVLLVPVTLHTQLHIGEIIMYHPPVGPLSKEGFIVHRLVGGNARMGYITKGDHNLLSDQAAMQAPPVQPAWIVNRVVTIGGRPLAIPLVGYPTLWLQSGAAKRFYFVPIIGALVAIIVSTGGIRKRERHRRSRRLRRYQGSIFLLSGLTLMLMMAAIIINSSQTDEIPYVVSLHQNGVLNGGGVGIVRKGTVIHRPLATLNNFSDYPSVATITAEDPQLVFSETQVWLPPHATATPTLTLDAKHLGFYKSIVHIGIFPGILPASWIGWIAHRNYWLAVVAVSCIPGLPFFIFPLLHSRIRRNSMQRVRRLIFG; this is encoded by the coding sequence ATGCGTAGTGTGCGAGTGGTCGTGAAAGGGGTTCTTTTGGTTATTGCTTTATTGTTGATGGTGGCAGGAACGGGGACGTTTCTTCGTCATAAACCATTTCTACTGGAGGTAGAACGAACCAATAGTATGTATCCCCTTTTGCAACGTGGATACGTTGTATTACTTGTTCCTGTGACGTTACACACACAGCTTCATATCGGTGAGATTATCATGTATCATCCTCCTGTTGGTCCACTGTCTAAAGAGGGATTTATCGTTCATCGATTAGTAGGTGGCAATGCGAGAATGGGTTATATCACAAAGGGTGATCACAACTTGCTTTCTGATCAAGCGGCGATGCAAGCACCTCCTGTTCAACCAGCGTGGATTGTTAATCGAGTGGTGACAATCGGTGGGCGTCCGCTTGCTATACCGCTTGTGGGGTATCCAACATTGTGGTTGCAATCAGGTGCTGCCAAAAGGTTTTACTTTGTACCTATTATAGGTGCTCTTGTCGCGATTATTGTATCTACCGGAGGTATTCGCAAAAGGGAACGGCACAGGCGTTCACGGCGGTTGCGTCGTTATCAGGGATCTATTTTTTTGCTGAGTGGATTGACTCTGATGTTGATGATGGCGGCAATTATTATCAATTCATCTCAGACTGACGAAATTCCTTATGTCGTTTCATTGCATCAAAATGGTGTTTTAAATGGTGGCGGGGTGGGGATTGTGCGCAAAGGCACGGTCATTCATCGTCCACTAGCAACGCTCAATAACTTTAGTGATTATCCATCTGTTGCAACCATAACGGCAGAGGATCCACAATTGGTTTTTTCGGAAACGCAAGTGTGGTTACCTCCGCATGCGACAGCAACTCCAACGCTTACTTTAGATGCTAAGCACTTGGGATTCTATAAAAGTATAGTGCATATAGGCATTTTTCCGGGCATTTTGCCAGCTTCATGGATTGGATGGATTGCACATAGAAATTATTGGCTGGCCGTTGTTGCTGTTTCATGTATACCTGGATTACCCTTCTTTATTTTCCCATTACTGCACAGCCGTATACGGCGCAACTCAATGCAACGTGTGAGGCGTTTGATCTTTGGATAA
- a CDS encoding dTDP-4-dehydrorhamnose 3,5-epimerase family protein, which yields MKIVVTGGAGFIGSNFVRMMVSEQSDVEVVTYDALTYAGNLANLTGIILSAHDRGILWNDPALGIDWPITKPVLSDKDRLHPLLADAQV from the coding sequence ATGAAGATTGTAGTGACTGGCGGAGCGGGGTTTATAGGAAGTAATTTTGTGCGGATGATGGTTTCGGAACAGAGTGATGTGGAGGTTGTGACGTATGATGCGCTGACGTATGCGGGCAATCTTGCCAATCTTACGGGGATTATCCTCTCTGCGCACGATCGAGGCATCTTGTGGAATGATCCAGCACTTGGCATTGATTGGCCGATAACGAAGCCGGTGTTGTCTGATAAGGATCGCCTGCACCCGTTGCTAGCAGATGCACAAGTGTGA